One stretch of Prionailurus viverrinus isolate Anna chromosome C1, UM_Priviv_1.0, whole genome shotgun sequence DNA includes these proteins:
- the TTC22 gene encoding tetratricopeptide repeat protein 22, whose translation MAEPEAAAEDLDALVDDLDYLPGHFHLEMQLNFEPRSPASLRARDLKLQRDGLRQELELAAAPQRPAVRHLLGAFAFYLEELDEARERFLEVAREDPGNLNAWANLVHVYGRLGQEEDEEACAGRLAGLMGLAAEGQAAGDPRLRAARCLAEQGYAHGFDVGCASPEERARVLAAGIALYDKALGYGQQIPAEEKRGWYFTMATLFIRLDGIFLELGSEEQKRLPAFNRTLALLRQVLKSSDPHHQALAWCYLGMLLERKDTFSTTPMGVHDCGYSGTDPLDCFGKAIEIAKDQPPILNRLAKIFHFLGKQDMAIGTCNMALDVLRDPELNWQAYCTRAKIHLRAYLHDLERAKMGLGGMPDRNHLACAKADLEEVVKVCPGLKTYLDIGQVYYYMGVDAVQELLAVDEAALNQALVFLAKAGESELGASLPELQLLRGKCLRIKGEDANAAACFKRAVELDDAGSNHTEGFGCLLEALLAQWSQEQLSDAELGREVDAWLRRAQGKYPAARLRQELQRLWRGHTGEVLGLARALVAQGRPALVRLLFETMEQDGESSGEPRGRRAFSL comes from the exons ATGGCGGAGCCGGAGGCCGCGGCCGAGGACCTGGACGCCCTCGTCGACGACCTGGACTACCTGCCGGGCCACTTCCACCTGGAGATGCAGCTGAACTTTGAGCCGCGCTCGCCGGCCTCGCTCCGCGCCCGGGACTTGAAGCTGCAGCGGGACGGCCTCCGGCAGGAGCTCGAGCTGGCGGCCGCCCCGCAGCGCCCCGCCGTGCGCCACCTCCTAGGCGCCTTCGCCTTCTACCTGGAGGAGCTGGACGAGGCCCGCGAGCGCTTCCTCGAGGTGGCCCGCGAGGACCCGGGCAACCTCAACGCCTGGGCCAACCTGGTGCACGTGTACGGGCGGCTGGGCCAGGAGGAAGACGAGGAGGCGTGCGCCGGGCGTCTGGCCGGCCTCATGGGCCTGGCGGCCGAGGGCCAGGCGGCCGGGGACCCTCGGCTCCGCGCCGCGCGCTGCCTGGCCGAGCAGGGCTACGCGCACGGCTTCGACGTGGGCTGCGCCAGCCCGGAGGAGCGAGCGCGGGTGCTGGCCGCCGGCATCGCGCTCTACGACAAGGCGCTGGGCTACGGGCAGCAG ATCCCAGCGGAGGAGAAAAGGGGCTGGTACTTCACCATGGCCACGCTCTTCATCAG GCTAGATGGCATCTTCCTGGAGCTGGGCAGTGAGGAGCAGAAGAGGCTGCCTGCCTTCAACCGCACGCTGGCCCTGCTCCGGCAAGTGCTCAAGTCCTCGGACCCCCACCACCAAG CTCTGGCCTGGTGCTACCTCGGGATGCTGCTGGAGAGGAAGGACACCTTCTCCACCACCCCCATGGGTGTCCACGACTGCGGGTACTCGGGAACCGACCCCCTGGACTGCTTTGGCAAG GCCATTGAGATAGCCAAGGACCAACCCCCCATCCTGAATCGCCTGGCCAAAATCTTCCACTTCCTAGGGAAGCAGGATATGGCCATTGGAACCTGCAACATGGCTCTAGATGTCCTACGGGATCCGGAGCTCAACTGGCAGGCATACTGCACAAGGGCCAAG ATCCACCTCAGAGCCTACCTGCACGACCTGGAGCGAGCCAAGATGGGGCTCGGGGGCATGCCTGACAGGAACCACCTGGCCTGTGCCAAGGCCGACCTGGAGGAAGTGGTCAAGGTGTGCCCAGGCCTCAAGACCTACCTGGACATTGGCCAG GTCTACTACTACATGGGCGTGGACGCCGTGCAGGAGCTGCTGGCGGTGGACGAGGCGGCGCTGAACCAGGCGCTCGTCTTCCTGGCCAAGGCCGGCGAGTCGGAGCTGGGCGCCTCGCTGCCCGAGCTGCAGCTGCTGCGGGGCAAGTGCCTGCGCATCAAGGGCGAGGATGCCAACGCGGCGGCCTGCTTCAAGCGCGCCGTGGAGCTGGACGACGCGGGCTCCAACCACACCGAGGGCTTCGGCTGCCTGCTCGAGGCGCTGCTGGCGCAGTGGAGCCAGGAGCAGCTGAGCGACGCCGAGCTGGGCCGCGAGGTGGACGCGTGGCTGCGCCGCGCCCAGGGCAAGTACCCCGCGGCGCGCCTGCGCCAGGAGCTGCAGCGCTTGTGGCGCGGCCACACGGGCGAGGTGCTGGGACTGGCCCGGGCCTTGGTGGCCCAGGGACGGCCGGCGCTGGTGCGACTGCTCTTCGAGACCATGGAGCAGGACGGCGAGAGTTCGGGCGAGCCGCGGGGCCGCCGCGCCTTCTCCCTCTAA